A DNA window from Castanea sativa chloroplast, complete genome contains the following coding sequences:
- the rps14 gene encoding ribosomal protein S14 translates to MARKGLIQREKKRQKLEQKYHLIRRSPKKEIGKVPLLSEKWEIHGKLQSPPRNSAPTRLHRRCFSTGRPRANYRDFGLSGHILREMVHACLLPGATRSSW, encoded by the coding sequence ATGGCAAGAAAAGGTTTAATTCAGAGGGAAAAGAAGAGGCAAAAATTGGAACAAAAATATCATTTGATTCGTCGATCCCCCAAAAAAGAAATAGGTAAAGTTCCATTGTTGAGTGAGAAATGGGAAATTCACGGAAAGTTACAATCCCCACCGCGTAATAGTGCACCTACACGTCTTCATCGACGTTGTTTTTCAACCGGAAGACCGAGAGCTAACTATCGAGACTTTGGGTTATCCGGACACATACTTCGTGAAATGGTTCATGCATGTTTGTTGCCTGGAGCAACAAGGTCAAGTTGGTAA
- the psbM gene encoding photosystem II protein M, with amino-acid sequence MEVNILAFIATALFILVPTAFLLIIYVKTVSQND; translated from the coding sequence ATGGAAGTAAATATTCTCGCATTTATTGCTACTGCACTGTTCATTCTAGTTCCGACTGCTTTTTTACTTATAATATACGTAAAAACGGTCAGTCAAAATGATTAA
- the psaB gene encoding photosystem I P700 apoprotein A2 — protein MALRFPRFSQGLAQDPTTRRIWFGIATAHDFESHDDITEERLYQNIFASHFGQLAIIFLWTSGNLFHVAWQGNFETWVQDPLHVRPIAHAIWDPHFGQPAVEAFTRGGALGPVNIAYSGVYQWWYTIGLRTNGDLYTGALFLLFLSVISLIAGWLHLQPKWKPSVSWFKNAESRLNHHLSGLFGVSSLAWTGHLVHVAIPGSRGEYVRWNNFLEVLPHPQGLGPLFTGQWNLYAQNPDSGSHLFGTSQGAGTAILTLLGGFHPQTQSLWLTDIAHHHLAIAFIFLVAGHMYRTNFGIGHSIKDLLEAHTPPGGRLGRGHKGLYDTINNSIHFQLGLALASLGVITSLVAQHMYSLPAYAFIAQDFTTQAALYTHHQYIAGFIMTGAFAHGAIFFIRDYNPEQNEDNVLARMLDHKEAIISHLSWASLFLGFHTLGLYVHNDVMLAFGTPEKQILIEPIFAQWIQSAHGKTLYGFDVLLSSTSGPAFNAGRSIWLPGWLNAINENSNSLFLTIGPGDFLVHHAIALGLHTTTLILVKGALDARGSKLMPDKKDFGYSFPCDGPGRGGTCDISAWDAFYLAVFWMLNTIGWVTFYWHWKHITLWQGNVSQFNESSTYLMGWLRDYLWLNSSQLINGYNPFGMNSLSVWAWMFLFGHLVWATGFMFLISWRGYWQELIETLAWAHERTPLANLIRWRDKPVALSIVQARLVGLAHFSVGYIFTYAAFLIASTSGKFG, from the coding sequence ATGGCATTAAGATTTCCAAGGTTTAGCCAAGGCTTAGCTCAGGACCCCACTACTCGCCGTATTTGGTTTGGTATTGCTACCGCACACGACTTCGAAAGTCATGATGATATTACGGAGGAACGTCTTTATCAGAATATTTTTGCTTCTCATTTTGGGCAATTAGCAATAATTTTTCTGTGGACTTCCGGAAATCTGTTTCATGTAGCTTGGCAAGGAAATTTTGAGACATGGGTACAGGACCCTTTACATGTAAGGCCTATTGCTCATGCAATTTGGGATCCTCATTTTGGTCAACCGGCTGTGGAAGCTTTTACTCGGGGGGGTGCTCTTGGACCAGTAAATATCGCTTATTCTGGTGTTTATCAATGGTGGTATACAATCGGGTTACGGACTAATGGAGATCTTTATACTGGAGCGCTTTTTCTATTATTTCTTTCTGTCATATCTTTAATAGCAGGTTGGTTACACCTACAACCGAAATGGAAACCGAGCGTTTCGTGGTTTAAAAATGCCGAATCTCGTCTCAATCATCATTTGTCAGGACTATTCGGAGTAAGTTCCTTGGCTTGGACAGGACATTTAGTCCATGTCGCTATTCCTGGATCCAGGGGGGAATACGTTCGATGGAATAATTTCTTAGAGGTATTGCCGCATCCCCAAGGATTAGGCCCACTTTTTACAGGTCAGTGGAATCTTTATGCTCAAAACCCCGATTCGGGTAGTCATTTATTTGGTACCTCCCAAGGCGCAGGAACTGCCATTCTAACCCTTCTCGGGGGATTTCATCCGCAAACGCAGAGTTTATGGCTGACTGATATTGCTCATCATCATTTAGCTATTGCATTTATTTTTCTCGTTGCCGGTCATATGTATAGAACGAACTTCGGTATTGGGCACAGTATAAAAGATCTTTTAGAAGCACATACTCCTCCAGGGGGGCGATTAGGGCGTGGACATAAAGGTCTTTATGACACAATCAATAATTCGATTCATTTTCAATTAGGCCTTGCTCTAGCCTCTTTAGGGGTTATTACTTCCTTGGTAGCTCAACATATGTACTCTTTACCTGCTTATGCGTTCATAGCACAAGACTTTACTACTCAAGCCGCGTTATATACGCATCACCAATACATTGCAGGATTCATCATGACAGGAGCTTTTGCTCATGGAGCTATATTTTTTATTAGAGATTACAATCCGGAACAAAATGAGGATAATGTATTGGCAAGAATGTTGGACCATAAGGAAGCTATCATATCCCATTTAAGTTGGGCCAGCCTTTTTTTGGGATTCCATACTTTGGGACTTTATGTTCATAATGATGTCATGCTTGCTTTTGGTACTCCCGAGAAACAAATCTTGATCGAACCCATATTTGCCCAATGGATACAATCTGCTCATGGTAAAACTTTATATGGGTTCGATGTACTTTTATCTTCAACAAGCGGCCCAGCGTTCAACGCGGGTCGAAGCATATGGTTGCCCGGTTGGTTAAATGCTATTAATGAGAATAGTAATTCACTATTTTTAACAATAGGGCCTGGAGACTTCTTGGTTCATCATGCTATTGCTCTAGGTTTACATACAACTACATTGATCTTAGTAAAAGGTGCTTTAGATGCACGTGGTTCCAAGTTAATGCCAGATAAAAAGGATTTTGGTTATAGTTTTCCTTGCGATGGTCCGGGACGAGGCGGTACTTGTGATATTTCGGCTTGGGATGCATTTTATTTGGCAGTTTTTTGGATGTTAAATACCATTGGATGGGTTACTTTTTATTGGCATTGGAAGCACATCACATTATGGCAGGGTAACGTTTCACAGTTTAATGAATCTTCCACTTATTTGATGGGATGGTTAAGAGATTATCTATGGTTAAACTCTTCACAACTTATCAACGGATATAACCCTTTTGGTATGAATAGTTTATCAGTTTGGGCGTGGATGTTCTTATTTGGACATCTTGTTTGGGCTACTGGATTTATGTTCTTAATTTCCTGGCGTGGATATTGGCAAGAATTGATTGAAACTTTAGCATGGGCTCATGAACGCACACCTTTGGCTAATTTAATTCGATGGAGAGATAAACCAGTAGCTCTTTCCATTGTGCAAGCAAGATTGGTTGGATTAGCCCATTTTTCTGTAGGTTATATATTCACTTACGCGGCTTTCTTGATTGCCTCTACATCGGGCAAATTTGGTTAA
- the rpoC1 gene encoding RNA polymerase beta' subunit: protein MIDRYKHQQLRIGSVSPQQISAWANKILPNGEIVGEVTKPYTFHYKTNKPEKDGLFCERIFGPIKSGICACGNYRVIGDEKEDPNFCEQCGVEFVDSRIRRYQMGYIKLACPVTHVWYLKRLPSYIANLLDKPLKELEGLVYCDYPNFSFARPIAKKPTFLRLRGSFEYEIQSWKYSIPLFFTTQGFDAFRNREMSTGAGAIREQLADLDLRIIIDYSLVEWKELGEEGPPGNEWENRKVGRRKDFLVRRIEIAKHFIRTNIEPEWMVLCLLPVLPPELRPIIQIDGGKLMSSDINELYRRVIYRNNTLIDLLATSRSTPGELVMCQEKLVQEAVDTLLDNGIRGQPMRDGHNKVYKSFSDVIEGKEGRFRETLLGKRVDYSGRSVIVVGPSLSLHQCGLPREIAIELFQPFVIRGLIRQHRASNMGVAKSKIREKESIVWEILQEVMQGHPILLNRAPTLHRLGIQAFHPILVEGRAICLHPLVCKGFNADFDGDQMAVHVPLSLEAQVEARLLMFSHMNLLSPSIGNPISLPTQDMLIGLYVLTSGNRRGICANRYNPCNRINYQNEKMDANSYKYTKEKEPFFCNSYDAIGAYRQKRINLDSTLWLRWQLDQRVIASREAPIEVHYESLGTYHEIYEHYLIVRSIKKEILCTYIRTTVGPISLYREIEEAIQGLCRTCSYGT, encoded by the exons ATGATCGATCGGTATAAACATCAACAACTCCGAATTGGATCAGTTTCTCCTCAACAAATAAGTGCTTGGGCCAATAAAATCCTACCTAATGGGGAGATAGTTGGAGAAGTGACAAAACCGTATACTTTTCATTACAAAACCAATAAACCTGAAAAAGATGGATTGTTTTGTGAAAGAATTTTTGGGCCGATAAAAAGTGGGATTTGCGCTTGTGGAAATTATCGAGTAATCGGGGATGAAAAAGAAGACCCTAATTTTTGTGAACAATGCGGAGTCGAATTCGTGGATTCTCGGATACGAAGATACCAAATGGGCTATATCAAACTGGCATGCCCAGTAACCCATGTGTGGTATTTGAAGCGTCTTCCTAGTTATATCGCGAATCTTTTAGATAAACCTCTTAAAGAATTAGAAGGACTGGTATACTGCGAT TACCCAAATTTTTCTTTTGCTAGGCCCATAGCTAAAAAACCTACTTTCTTACGATTACGAGGTTCATTCGAATATGAAATCCAATCCTGGAAATACAGCATCCCACTTTTCTTTACTACCCAAGGCTTCGATGCATTTCGAAATCGAGAAATGTCTACTGGAGCAGGTGCTATACGAGAACAATTAGCCGATCTGGATTTGCGAATTATTATAGATTATTCGTTGGTAGAATGGAAAGAATTAGGGGAAGAAGGGCCCCCGGGTAATGAGTGGGAAAATAGAAAGGTTGGAAGAAGAAAGGATTTTTTGGTTAGACGCATCGAAATAGCTAAGCATTTTATTCGAACAAATATAGAACCAGAATGGATGGTTTTATGTCTATTACCAGTTCTTCCTCCCGAGTTGAGACCGATCATTCAGATAGACGGGGGTAAACTAATGAGCTCGGATATTAATGAACTTTATAGAAGAGTTATTTATCGGAACAATACTCTTATCGATTTATTAGCAACAAGTAGATCGACACCGGGGGAATTAGTAATGTGCCAGGAGAAATTGGTACAAGAAGCTGTGGATACACTTCTTGATAATGGAATCCGCGGACAACCAATGAGGGACGGTCATAATAAGGTTTACAAGTCGTTTTCGGATGTAATTGAAGGCAAAGAGGGAAGATTTCGTGAGACTCTGCTTGGCAAACGGGTGGATTATTCGGGTCGTTCTGTCATTGTCGTGGGTCCCTCCCTTTCATTACATCAATGTGGATTGCCTCGCGAAATAGCAATAGAACTTTTCCAGCCATTTGTAATTCGTGGTCTAATTAGACAACATCGTGCTTCGAACATGGGAGTTGCTAAGAGTAAAATTCGGGAAAAAGAGTCAATTGTATGGGAAATACTTCAGGAAGTTATGCAGGGGCACCCCATATTGCTGAATAGAGCACCTACTCTGCATAGATTAGGCATACAGGCATTCCACCCCATTTTAGTGGAAGGGCGCGCTATTTGTTTACATCCATTAGTTTGTAAGGGATTCAATGCAGATTTTGATGGGGATCAAATGGCGGTTCATGTACCTTTATCTTTGGAGGCTCAAGTGGAGGCTCGTTTACTTATGTTTTCTCATATGAATCTATTGTCTCCATCTATTGGGAATCCAATTTCCCTACCAACCCAAGATATGCTTATTGGGCTCTATGTATTAACGAGCGGGAATCGCCGAGGTATTTGTGCAAATAGGTATAATCCATGTAATCGCATAAATTATCAAAATGAAAAAATGGATGCCAATAGCTATAAGTATACGAAAGAAAAAGAACCCTTTTTTTGTAATTCCTATGATGCAATTGGAGCTTATCGTCAGAAAAGAATCAATTTAGATAGTACTTTATGGCTCCGGTGGCAACTAGACCAACGCGTTATTGCTTCAAGAGAAGCTCCTATCGAAGTTCACTATGAATCTTTGGGTACTTATCATGAGATTTATGAGCACTACTTAATAGTAAGAAGTATAAAAAAAGAAATTCTTTGTACATACATTCGAACCACTGTTGGTCCTATTTCTCTTTATCGAGAAATCGAAGAAGCTATCCAAGGGTTGTGCCGGACCTGCTCATATGGTACCTAA
- the psbD gene encoding photosystem II protein D2, which yields MTIALGKFTKDENDLFDIMDDWLRRDRFVFVGWSGLLLFPCAYFALGGWFTGTTFVTSWYTHGLASSYLEGCNFLTAAVSTPANSLAHSLLLLWGPEAQGDFTRWCQLGGLWTFVALHGAFGLIGFMLRQFELARSVQLRPYNAIAFSAPIAVFVSVFLIYPLGQSGWFFAPSFGVAAIFRFILFFQGFHNWTLNPFHMMGVAGVLGAALLCAIHGATVENTLFEDGDGANTFRAFNPTQAEETYSMVTANRFWSQIFGVAFSNKRWLHFFMLFVPVTGLWMSALGVVGLALNLRAYDFVSQEIRAAEDPEFETFYTKNILLNEGIRAWMAAQDQPHENLIFPEEVLPRGNAL from the coding sequence ATGACTATAGCCCTTGGGAAATTTACCAAAGACGAAAATGATTTATTTGATATTATGGATGACTGGTTACGGAGGGACCGTTTCGTTTTTGTAGGTTGGTCCGGTCTATTGCTCTTTCCTTGTGCTTATTTCGCGTTAGGAGGTTGGTTTACAGGTACAACCTTTGTAACTTCATGGTATACACATGGATTGGCGAGTTCCTATTTGGAAGGCTGCAACTTCTTAACCGCGGCAGTTTCTACTCCTGCTAATAGTTTAGCACACTCTTTGTTGTTACTATGGGGTCCAGAAGCACAAGGAGATTTTACTCGTTGGTGTCAATTAGGCGGTCTGTGGACTTTTGTTGCTCTCCACGGCGCTTTCGGACTAATAGGTTTCATGTTACGTCAATTTGAACTTGCTCGATCTGTTCAATTGCGACCTTATAATGCAATCGCATTCTCTGCTCCAATTGCTGTTTTTGTTTCTGTATTCCTGATTTATCCGCTAGGTCAGTCTGGTTGGTTCTTTGCGCCCAGTTTTGGTGTCGCAGCTATATTTCGATTCATCCTCTTTTTCCAAGGGTTTCATAATTGGACATTGAACCCATTTCATATGATGGGGGTTGCCGGTGTATTGGGCGCTGCCCTTCTATGCGCTATTCATGGTGCTACCGTAGAAAATACTTTATTTGAAGATGGTGATGGCGCAAATACATTCCGTGCTTTTAACCCAACTCAAGCGGAAGAAACTTATTCAATGGTCACCGCTAACCGCTTTTGGTCCCAAATCTTTGGGGTTGCTTTTTCCAATAAACGTTGGTTACATTTCTTTATGTTATTTGTACCAGTAACTGGTTTATGGATGAGTGCTCTTGGAGTAGTCGGCTTGGCTCTGAACCTACGCGCCTATGACTTCGTTTCTCAGGAAATCCGTGCAGCGGAAGATCCTGAATTTGAGACGTTCTACACCAAAAATATTCTTTTAAATGAAGGCATTCGTGCTTGGATGGCGGCTCAAGATCAGCCTCATGAAAACCTTATATTCCCTGAGGAGGTTCTACCCCGTGGAAACGCTCTTTAA
- the psbZ gene encoding photosystem II protein Z codes for MTIAFQLAVFALIATSAILLISVPVVFASPDGWSNNKNVVFSGTSLWIGLVFLVGILNSLIS; via the coding sequence ATGACTATTGCTTTCCAATTGGCTGTTTTTGCATTAATTGCTACTTCAGCAATCTTACTGATTAGTGTACCTGTTGTATTTGCTTCTCCTGATGGTTGGTCAAATAACAAAAATGTTGTATTTTCCGGTACATCATTATGGATTGGATTAGTCTTTTTGGTGGGTATCCTTAATTCTCTCATCTCTTGA
- the rpoB gene encoding RNA polymerase beta subunit, producing the protein MIGGRNEGMYTIPGFNQIQFEGFCRFIDQGLTEELYKFPKMEDINQEIEFQLFVETYQLVEPVIKERDAVYESLTYSSELYVSAGLIWKNSRDMQEQTIFIGNIPLMNSLGTSIVNGIYRIVINQILQSPGIYYRSELDNTGISVYTGTIISDWGGRLELEIDRKARIWARVSRKQKISILVLSSAMGSNLREILENVCYPEIFLSFLNDKEKKKIGSKENAILEFYQQFACVGGDPVFSESLCKELQKKFFQQKCELGRIGRRNMNQRLNLDIPQNIPFLLPRDILAAADHLIGMKFGMGTLDDMNHLKNKRIRSVADLLQDQFGVALFRLENMIRGTIGGAIRHKLIPTPQNLVTSTPLTTTYESFFGLHPLSQVLDRTNPLTQIVHGRKLSYLGPGGLTGRTASFRIRDIHPSHYGRICPIDTSEGINVGLIGSLAIHARIGHWGFLESPFYEISERSKKVRMLYLSPSRDEYSIVASGNSLGLNRGIQEEQVVPVRYRQEFLTVEWERVHLRSIFTFQYFSVGASLIPFIEHNDANRALMSSNMQRQAVPLSRSEKCIVGTGLERQVALDSGALAIAEHEGKIISTDADKILLSGKVDKGDIISIPLIMYQRSNKNTCMHQKPRVPRGKCIKKGQILADGAATVGGELALGKNVLVAYMPWEGYNSEDAVLISERLVYGDIYTSFHIRKYEIQTHVTSYGPERITNEIPHLKAYLLRNLDKNGIVMLGSWVETGDILVGKLTPQVAKESSYTPEDRLLRAILGIQVSTSKETCLKLPIGGRGRVIDVRWVQKKGVSSYNPEKIHVYISQKREIKVGDKVAGRHGNKGIISKILPRQDMPYLQDGRSVDMVFNPLGVPSRMNVGQIFECSLGLAGDLLGRHYRIAPFDERYEQEASRKLVFSELYEASKQTANPWVFDPEYPGKSRILDGRTGDPFEQPVLIGKPYILKLIHQVDDKIHGRSSGHYALVTQQPLRGRAKQGGQRVGEMEVWALEGFGVAHILQEMLTYKSDHIRARQEILGTTIIGRTIPKPEDAPESFRLLVRELRSLALELNHFLVSEKNFQMNRKEA; encoded by the coding sequence ATGATTGGGGGTAGAAATGAGGGAATGTATACAATACCTGGGTTTAATCAAATACAATTTGAAGGGTTTTGTAGGTTCATTGATCAGGGCTTAACAGAAGAACTTTATAAGTTTCCAAAAATGGAAGATATAAATCAAGAAATTGAATTTCAATTATTTGTGGAAACATATCAATTGGTAGAACCGGTGATAAAAGAAAGAGATGCTGTATATGAATCGCTCACATATTCTTCTGAATTATATGTATCCGCGGGATTAATTTGGAAAAACAGTAGAGATATGCAAGAACAAACAATTTTTATTGGAAACATTCCTCTAATGAATTCCTTGGGAACTTCTATAGTAAATGGAATATACAGAATTGTGATCAATCAAATATTGCAAAGCCCCGGTATCTATTACCGGTCAGAATTGGACAATACCGGAATTTCGGTTTATACAGGCACCATAATATCAGATTGGGGGGGGAGATTAGAATTAGAGATTGATCGAAAGGCAAGGATATGGGCTCGTGTGAGTAGGAAACAAAAAATATCTATTCTAGTTCTATCATCAGCTATGGGTTCGAACCTAAGAGAAATTCTAGAGAATGTTTGCTACCCTGAAATTTTTTTGTCTTTCCTGAATGATAAGGAGAAAAAAAAAATTGGGTCAAAAGAAAATGCCATTTTGGAGTTTTATCAACAATTTGCTTGTGTAGGCGGAGATCCGGTATTTTCTGAATCCTTATGTAAGGAATTACAAAAGAAATTCTTTCAACAAAAATGTGAATTAGGAAGGATTGGTCGCCGAAATATGAACCAGAGGCTGAATCTTGATATACCTCAGAACATTCCATTTTTGTTACCGCGAGATATATTGGCAGCTGCGGATCATTTGATTGGAATGAAATTTGGAATGGGTACACTTGACGATATGAATCATTTGAAAAATAAACGTATTCGGTCTGTAGCGGATCTCTTACAAGATCAATTCGGAGTGGCTCTGTTTCGTTTAGAAAATATGATTAGAGGAACTATAGGCGGAGCAATTAGGCATAAATTGATACCAACTCCTCAGAATTTAGTAACTTCAACTCCATTAACAACCACTTATGAATCTTTTTTCGGATTACACCCCCTATCTCAAGTTTTGGATCGAACTAATCCATTAACGCAAATAGTTCATGGGAGAAAATTGAGTTATTTGGGCCCTGGAGGATTGACAGGTCGAACTGCTAGTTTTCGGATACGAGATATCCATCCTAGTCACTATGGGCGCATTTGCCCAATTGACACGTCTGAAGGAATCAATGTTGGACTCATTGGATCCTTAGCAATTCATGCGAGAATTGGTCATTGGGGGTTCCTAGAAAGCCCATTTTATGAAATCTCTGAGAGATCAAAAAAAGTGCGGATGCTTTATTTATCACCAAGTCGAGACGAATACTCTATTGTAGCATCAGGAAATTCTTTGGGGCTGAATCGAGGTATTCAAGAAGAGCAGGTTGTTCCGGTTAGATACCGTCAAGAATTCCTGACCGTTGAATGGGAACGGGTACATCTTCGAAGTATTTTTACCTTCCAATATTTTTCTGTTGGAGCTTCCCTCATTCCTTTTATCGAACATAATGATGCGAATCGAGCTTTAATGAGTTCTAATATGCAACGTCAGGCAGTTCCACTTTCCCGGTCCGAAAAGTGTATTGTTGGAACTGGGTTGGAACGCCAAGTGGCTCTAGATTCAGGGGCTCTCGCTATAGCTGAACACGAGGGAAAGATCATTTCTACCGATGCTGACAAGATACTTTTATCGGGCAAGGTGGATAAGGGGGATATTATAAGCATTCCATTAATTATGTATCAACGTTCTAACAAAAATACTTGTATGCATCAAAAACCGAGGGTTCCGCGAGGTAAATGCATCAAAAAGGGACAAATTTTAGCGGATGGTGCTGCTACGGTTGGCGGCGAACTTGCTTTGGGAAAAAACGTATTAGTAGCTTATATGCCATGGGAGGGTTACAATTCTGAAGATGCGGTACTCATTAGCGAGCGTCTAGTATATGGAGATATTTATACTTCTTTTCACATACGGAAATATGAAATTCAGACTCATGTGACAAGCTATGGCCCTGAAAGAATCACTAATGAAATACCGCATCTCAAAGCCTACCTACTTCGAAATTTAGACAAAAATGGAATTGTGATGCTGGGGTCTTGGGTCGAAACGGGCGATATTTTAGTAGGTAAATTAACGCCTCAGGTAGCAAAAGAATCGTCGTATACCCCGGAGGACAGATTATTAAGAGCCATACTTGGCATTCAGGTATCCACTTCAAAAGAAACTTGTCTAAAACTACCCATAGGTGGTAGGGGTCGAGTTATTGATGTGAGGTGGGTCCAGAAAAAGGGAGTTTCCAGTTATAATCCAGAAAAAATTCATGTATATATTTCACAGAAACGTGAAATAAAAGTAGGCGATAAAGTCGCTGGAAGGCATGGAAATAAGGGTATCATTTCCAAAATTTTGCCTAGACAGGATATGCCGTATCTGCAAGATGGAAGATCCGTTGATATGGTCTTCAACCCATTAGGGGTACCTTCACGAATGAATGTAGGGCAGATATTTGAATGTTCGCTCGGGTTAGCGGGGGATCTGCTAGGTAGACATTATCGAATAGCACCTTTTGATGAGAGATATGAACAAGAGGCTTCTAGAAAACTAGTGTTTTCTGAATTATATGAAGCCAGTAAGCAAACAGCAAATCCATGGGTATTTGACCCCGAGTATCCGGGAAAAAGCAGAATATTGGATGGAAGAACGGGGGATCCTTTTGAGCAGCCTGTTTTAATAGGAAAGCCTTATATCTTGAAATTAATTCATCAAGTTGATGATAAAATACATGGACGTTCCAGCGGACATTATGCACTTGTTACACAACAACCCCTTAGAGGAAGGGCTAAGCAAGGAGGACAGCGGGTAGGAGAAATGGAGGTTTGGGCTCTAGAAGGGTTTGGTGTTGCTCATATTTTACAAGAGATGCTTACTTATAAATCTGATCATATTAGAGCTCGCCAAGAAATACTTGGTACTACAATCATTGGAAGAACAATACCTAAACCTGAGGATGCGCCAGAATCTTTTCGATTACTCGTTCGAGAACTACGATCCTTGGCTTTGGAACTTAATCATTTCCTTGTATCTGAGAAGAACTTCCAGATGAATAGGAAGGAAGCTTAA
- the psbC gene encoding photosystem II CP43 chlorophyll apoprotein has product MKTLYSLRRFYPVETLFNGTLALAGRDQETTGFAWWAGNARLINLSGKLLGAHVAHAGLIVFWAGAMNLFEVAHFVPEKPMYEQGLILLPHLATLGWGVGPGGEVIDTFPYFVSGVLHLISSAVLGFGGIYHALLGPETLEESFPFFGYVWKDRNKMTTILGIHLILLGIGAFLLVFKAIYFGGVYDTWAPGGGDVRKITNLTLSPSVIFGYLLKSPFGGEGWIVSVDDLEDIIGGHVWLGSICILGGIWHILTKPFAWARRALVWSGEAYLSYSLGALAVFGFIACCFVWFNNTAYPSEFYGPTGPEASQAQAFTFLVRDQRLGANVGSAQGPTGLGKYLMRSPTGEVIFGGETMRFWDLRAPWLEPLRGPNGLDLSRLKKDIQPWQERRSAEYMTHAPLGSLNSVGGVATEINAVNYVSPRSWLATSHFVLGFFLFVGHLWHAGRARAAAAGFEKGIDRDFEPVLSMTPLN; this is encoded by the coding sequence ATGAAAACCTTATATTCCCTGAGGAGGTTCTACCCCGTGGAAACGCTCTTTAATGGAACTTTAGCCTTAGCCGGTCGTGACCAAGAAACCACAGGTTTCGCTTGGTGGGCCGGGAATGCCCGACTTATCAATTTATCCGGTAAATTACTGGGAGCTCATGTAGCCCATGCCGGATTAATCGTATTCTGGGCCGGAGCAATGAACCTATTTGAAGTGGCTCATTTCGTACCAGAAAAGCCCATGTATGAACAAGGATTAATTTTACTTCCCCACCTAGCTACTCTAGGTTGGGGGGTAGGTCCTGGTGGGGAAGTTATAGATACCTTTCCATACTTTGTGTCTGGAGTACTTCACTTAATTTCCTCTGCAGTATTGGGCTTTGGCGGTATTTATCACGCACTTCTGGGACCCGAGACTCTTGAAGAGTCTTTTCCATTCTTCGGTTATGTATGGAAAGATAGAAATAAAATGACTACAATTTTGGGTATTCACTTAATTTTGTTAGGTATAGGTGCTTTTCTTCTAGTATTCAAAGCTATTTATTTTGGAGGCGTATATGATACCTGGGCCCCAGGAGGGGGAGATGTAAGAAAAATTACCAACTTGACCCTTAGCCCAAGCGTCATATTTGGTTATTTACTAAAATCCCCTTTTGGAGGAGAGGGATGGATTGTTAGTGTGGACGATTTGGAAGATATAATTGGAGGGCATGTATGGTTGGGTTCCATTTGTATACTTGGTGGAATCTGGCATATCTTAACCAAACCTTTTGCATGGGCGCGCCGTGCGCTTGTATGGTCTGGGGAGGCTTACTTGTCTTATAGTTTAGGTGCTTTAGCTGTTTTTGGTTTTATTGCTTGTTGCTTTGTTTGGTTCAATAATACCGCTTATCCTAGTGAGTTTTACGGGCCCACTGGACCAGAAGCTTCTCAAGCTCAAGCATTTACTTTTCTGGTTAGAGACCAACGCCTTGGGGCTAACGTGGGGTCCGCCCAAGGACCTACCGGTTTAGGTAAATATCTAATGCGTTCTCCGACTGGAGAAGTAATTTTTGGGGGAGAAACTATGCGTTTTTGGGATTTGCGTGCTCCCTGGTTAGAACCCCTAAGGGGTCCCAATGGGTTGGACTTGAGTAGGCTGAAAAAAGACATACAACCTTGGCAAGAACGACGTTCCGCGGAATATATGACTCATGCTCCTTTAGGTTCTTTAAATTCCGTGGGTGGTGTAGCTACCGAGATCAATGCAGTCAATTATGTCTCTCCTAGAAGTTGGTTAGCTACCTCTCATTTTGTTCTAGGATTCTTCCTATTCGTAGGTCATTTATGGCATGCAGGAAGGGCTCGTGCAGCTGCAGCAGGATTTGAAAAAGGAATTGATCGCGATTTTGAACCTGTTCTTTCCATGACTCCTCTTAACTAA
- the petN gene encoding cytochrome b6/f complex subunit VIII codes for MDIVSLAWAALMVVFTFSLSLVVWGRSGL; via the coding sequence ATGGATATAGTAAGTCTCGCTTGGGCTGCTTTAATGGTAGTCTTTACATTTTCTCTTTCACTCGTAGTATGGGGTAGAAGTGGACTCTAG